The nucleotide window AGTCTATGCAACGACTTTAGTCCGTTCTGGAGAACTATATATTAAAGCCGATCGAGTTGGCAACCAAACTAGAGCCGGCTTAAGTTTAGCCTTAGTTAAGCAAGCGCCAGTCCATGACACCCGGATGGCTAATTATGCCTCCCAAATCGCTGAAAAAGCAGTTTTACCGGCTTTATTGTTTGCCGGCGGAGTCTTAGCGGTGACGGGACAACCGTCAAGAGTGGCGGCTATTTTGACCTTAGATTTTGTCACGGGAATTAGAGTCTCTGTCCCGACTACGTTTTTAGGGGCGTTGAATCATGCGGTACGTCATGGGGTCTTAATTCGCAGTGGCCGGGCGTTAGAAAAATTATCCGAAGTCGATACCTTAGTTTTTGATAAAACGGGGACTTTAACCGAGGGAGATATTCAAGTCGTTCGCATTGATACCGTAAACCATCAAATGTCTCAAGAACGGTTGCTACAATTGGCCGCTTCAGTGGAACAACGGTTAACTCATCCCTTAGCTGATACTATTAATCGTTATGCGATCGCTCAAAATATCCCGATTTTACCGCGAGGAGAATGGAATTATGAAGTCGGGTTAGGAATTTGGGCAGATATTGACGGGGAAAGGGTTTTAGTCGGGAGCGCTCGTTTTCTCGAACAATCGGGCATTAGTTTAGACTGTTTTTATGAACATCATCCCTGTGTCAATCAGTATTGTAGTCATCAGACTAAGTGTCCCATTTCTGTCGATAAATCTCTCATTTATGTGGCCAGTGATGGGCAGTTTCAAGGAGTGATACAATATGCCGATCCCTTGAGACCGGAAACCCCTCAAGTCATTCACACTCTGCAAAATCACTATGAGATGGGAGTTTATATATTAACTGGGGATAATCTAACTCGCGCCCATGCGGTGGCGGACACCCTCAATATTCCCTTTGATCAAGTGTATGCTGAATCTTTCCCAGAACAAAAAGCCCAAGTGATTCGTCAATTACACGACGAGGGGAAAACTGTGGCTTATGTCGGGGATGGACTCAATGACTCGGCGGCCTTAGCTTATGCCGATGTATCTATTTCCTTTGGGGATGGTTCAGAAATCGCCAGAGAAACGGCAGATGTGGTATTAATGAATAATAATCTCAAGGATTTGTTAGAAGCGGTCAATATTGCTCGACAAACTCGCCAATTAATCCGACAAAA belongs to Gloeothece citriformis PCC 7424 and includes:
- a CDS encoding heavy metal translocating P-type ATPase, which produces MKYGVVHQSSGRVRFRIPSLAHDPQLVENLQNLLEGEDYVTSVRIKPFAGSVVVNYQSESLSDEKICSYLEKLIQISEQVFPEKVDKIPSNSQTEDPSDQSELKLAAVATFLASLKELVNIPIPGGIVATSVMAASWPVTKRAAQSLWTKGKLNIDCLDVIALTFCSLQGRWLTPALLLLLHEFGDFIRDRTARTSTQEATDLLATLGHFAWVDRNGKQQIPIDQVEIGDTVIVYPGEQIPVDGEIIKGKASIDQQKLTGESMPVVREVGETVYATTLVRSGELYIKADRVGNQTRAGLSLALVKQAPVHDTRMANYASQIAEKAVLPALLFAGGVLAVTGQPSRVAAILTLDFVTGIRVSVPTTFLGALNHAVRHGVLIRSGRALEKLSEVDTLVFDKTGTLTEGDIQVVRIDTVNHQMSQERLLQLAASVEQRLTHPLADTINRYAIAQNIPILPRGEWNYEVGLGIWADIDGERVLVGSARFLEQSGISLDCFYEHHPCVNQYCSHQTKCPISVDKSLIYVASDGQFQGVIQYADPLRPETPQVIHTLQNHYEMGVYILTGDNLTRAHAVADTLNIPFDQVYAESFPEQKAQVIRQLHDEGKTVAYVGDGLNDSAALAYADVSISFGDGSEIARETADVVLMNNNLKDLLEAVNIARQTRQLIRQNIGLSVVPNVAALSLASTIGLHPLLATVVHNGSAIAAGVNGLRPLIQHSLEPANP